The sequence below is a genomic window from Schistocerca nitens isolate TAMUIC-IGC-003100 chromosome 4, iqSchNite1.1, whole genome shotgun sequence.
TGGGTGGCTCTGTAACGAGGTGGtctgtgtttccatggaatggactgagtcctctggtcgaactgaaccgatgaTTAACGGCAATTGGTTGTTTTTGGCTGCTTGGAGACAATTTGTTCCTTACCTTAtttaatttttatgggtgacaatgcgtcatgtcaattggcagcaattgttcgcgactggtttcaagCATATTGTGAACAATtgaagcgaatgatttggtcacccacatcGCACGATATGAATCCCACCGATTATTTatgggactcaacaagtcgttgtaagtcccctgcagacagTCTGAGCTGTGCTGCTCCTGTAGCTGTccgtaactgtgaaagtgttggcagtgaaggattttgtgcacgaactaaactctcgattaagtcccataatcGAGAGTTTAGTTCGTGCCCAAAATCCTTCACcgccaacactttcacagttacggACAGCTATAGGAGCAGCATAGCTCTGACTTCCTGCAgcggacttacaacgacttgttgagtccaaaaaatggctctgagcactaagggactcaacttctgaggtaattagtcccctagaacttagaactacttaaacctaactaacgtaaggacatcacacaaatccatgcccgaggcaggattcgaacctgcgaccgtagcagtcgcgcggttccggactgagcgcctagaaccgctagaccaccgcggccggcacttgttgagtccatgttacttccagatgctgcactacgccgggcaaaaggaggcgcGACAAGATACTAGGAGGTGTTAcattactttcgtcacctcagcgtcTTGTCTTTCTTATCaacaaagagccggccgcggtggtctcgcggttctaggcgcgcagtccggaaccgtgcgactgctacggtcgcaggttcgaatcctgcctcgggcatggatgtgtgtgatgtccttaggttagttaggtttaagtagttctaagttctaggggactgatgaccacagcagttgagtcccatagtgctcagagccatttgaaccattttatcaacaAAGAATGTGAAAAGTAAACTTTGCGTTTAAGTGCCCATCTAATTCGACTTACTTTTGACCCGTGACCGTCCTCAACGAGAGAAACAATACTATTTGTTCAAGTTAGACGCTGAAATAAACTGTTACGCACTAGTTAAAACAGGTGTACCCAGTTTTGGATGCTATACTTAACCGTCTCTAGGAGTAAGTTACGATTTCTCTCAAACACCTCCGGAACATCTCGTAAAGCTTCGCAAGACGGTACAAATCGCTGCACCAATTCTTCAACCATATAAAAGGGAGTGCTGTACACTTCTGATGCGACCCCAGACAGAAGAGTCTAGAGGATTCGGGTCGGAAGATCTCGGACACATGAGTTCAGGTGTTGCTCGCCCTACGCATCTAGGCCGCACTAGGGCGTTACACGTCGGCTTACATAGCAGCAAAATGTGCCAGTGCTTCATAATGCACCTAAAACATTCCCCAACGGTGCACACGGGGCATGAGTGACATTTGTGCCCATTTAGATGGGGATTTCATCGAAAAGCCTCCGTTTCAAATACATTTATAGTGTGATGTATCATATGGTAGCCTGTTGCTACTTGCATTCATTTGCAATTATGATACTGATGGCATGTCTGCTGAAACGTCATGTTTACTGGAGCAATTTTGCTTCTATTATACTTCCACCTGTGTCAGTTTTTGGTGTTAACTGTGATACAAACAGTATACACTAGTCGAAATAGCAATACACATGGCACAAGTTTAAACGGTTAGTGAACAGACAGTACATAGAACTTCCCGTATATAGGGTAATCAACGTTGGTTGTGACAGGAAAATCATTGGGGAGCATGTAAAAACAATGATGTTGGCAGCGAGAAAAACCAAACAAAAGGGAAAAGACTGAGTATCCTACTGGAAGTCATGGAAGCTGAAAAGGTATAGTCAGCAGTTCTGATGCAAATGGGAGCGTGTAAGTTTATGTATATGAATGTGGTTTCAAACTTTACATGATCATCGTTGCATTTAATGTTCCTTCATTAAAGGAACGTGCTTCTTCGACAAATTTCACAACGAAAATATTTCActcgttttttatttaaaaaaacacaaatcaCAAATGACCAATATCAAAGGtaattttcgagaacatatctCGAGGAGACACAGCGTTCCTTCTAAAAGTGCTTTCTAAAAGGATTAAAAACAAATCTCGACCACAATAATCGGTCTACCGTCTTGGTGTAAGTGGTTGGAAGATGCTCGCATTCTGTGCGAAACTAGTAACCGCTGTAAATTAATGCTCTATTGCAGTCGAGACCGTTTTAATgcgtttgtaaaatattcttaaacgtATTTGCTTTGCGTGTTAATCTTTGCTGACTGACTGTCATTCCGATTACGAGTACCCTTACTCTTTAATGTTCCAGTGCTGGCTTCTCTCCTGGCTGTGTGCGTGCTGGTAGCCGTGGTGTCGGCGGCCCCCAACTGCCCGCAGTACGACGGCTCCACGCCCGTCTTCTTCCCTGACGAGAACGACAGCAGCAGCTTCTACGAGTGCAGCAACGGCAGGTCCGTCCACATGGCCTGCCCCACTGGCACCGTCTGGAACTCCAACATCAACACCTGCGACTGGCCCCAGTCCAGGAAGTAGAAGGCACTTGACGATCGGCTGTCTCTCATTCGACATTACTTGGCATGATGATAAAAATGTGTTCCAATAAGTTTCACAATGTTCTAtaatgtaacatttgattttaaatAAACAGCAACGACAAAATTAATCTTTAACAGCATTAAAGAAGGATTTTGCAAAAGCCTATACAACATGATAAAAACTTAATGATATTGTACTGGCGGCAGGCAAAGGGCCGACTGTGTTGCTGTATTCGTAATATTCGTTACTTCGCTATATACATATTACTAAAGCTCTGTCTCGGAACCCGGAGTTCGATACCAGCTGCGGCGTACCGGCAACAAACATATTTCGCATAACTACTGaacgaatttaaaaattgaaatgatGCTATAATCTACTCACTGAGAAGCATGATTTTAGGTTAAAGGTTTAATACCATAAGAAAAAAATTGCCATAAGAAACTGTATGTTTCTCTCAAGGCCCGTAACTGACGGCTCGCAAATACCAATGCttgattcatccagtatttgagcgaGTTCCAACAAATTTGCCGCATAATTTCGAATCGTTAACGAACTTTTTTTCTTTGACActaccctctccctccctcccaacaaaatgatgaaacgaaagaAGTTTGgcaggccgtgtggccgagcggttgtaggcgctacagtctggaactgcgcgaccgctacggtcgcaggttcgaatcccgcctcgggcatggatgtgtgtgatgtccttaggttagttaggtttaagtagttctaagttctaggggactgatgacctcagtagttaagtcccatagtgctcagagccatttgaagcattgaaacgaaagaagtttatcgcttactatatttcagCTGTTGATGCAGTCAACCTTCAACATCAGGCATGACgtataaatttattatttcttcattacCAACTCTATATGCGGCACAGTTTTCAGACcatatccacatatatcactgcgTCTACCTGCTACCTTAaaccatagtttaggagatatgacatcaGAAACATTTAGATGCTTGAAAAATTATATTTGCTGAAAATGGCATGTAGATAAACTTCAACATTAcacattacgttttaatttattgcttctttactatttattctattcgcaacacattttgcttaCAGTGTCTAGATATACCACTAAATGCACGTGCAAAGTTTTATCATCGTACGACATATAGTTTAGGACAATTGATATCATAAACATTGAGGTGCGTGAAAAAGTAGATATTGCTTAGAATGGAGAGCAAATTCCGAGACTATATTTATTCAGTGTTTCATAACGACATCACttagctacttccaacaaacttcaaacataattttaaATCTTTCCTACACTTTTTTCCGCTCAAACGCTTAAAAGCAAATATTTAAGACATTTGTAAAGTGATCAGacatttgaagctattttatacataGGTGGTCGATTTTTTAAGTATTCGGGtatctgtagtggtcaatccaaggattggtttgcaacagctacaatggcagcttgtctccattctgtgcgtctttcagcttttctcttcatttctttataggtgttacatcccacatctttcacgatttgatccatgtacctcagccgtggtctccctcttggtctttttccttcgacatatccctctatgattgtgttcaggagtcctctatgtcttaatagatggcctataaattgcactcttcttttaacaaggaaactccagaaacttctcttctcacctgctctttccagaaccacttcgtttgtgaccctgtcgatacattttattttgagcatgcgtctatagcaccacatttgaaaagaatttagcttctggacttcctctgtcccgagagtccatgtttcacacccatagcatgccacactccacacatatgatttcaaaaattttttcctgatttcatggctgatgctcttagatgttaagatgtttttcttcttgttaaaagcagcctttggttgagcaattctacttctcacttctgctttactccttccatctctggtaatattactgcccatacaagtaaatttatcaacttgttcaagcagttcattgcctacatgaacttgaactttcacttgatcttttttgtcgcataccattacttttgtttttgctttattaagtctcatattatattcttcccccataactttatctATTCTGTCCAGTAGAACTACAAGatcttcactttcagctaggactgctatatcatcggcatatcttatcatatctattcgttggccatgaattactacaactgtctgtgaattttcccttacttgtttcagcgcctcttcaatggataggttaaagataacaggagatagtgcgcaaccttgtcagacacctttccgtatctgcacctcttcttgttttgtccgtccacggataacttcTGTCTCGGTTtcgtacaggttccatatcatttttctgtctttatagtctattcctccttttttgagtacctcaaacatcttatcccatttaacattatcaaaggctttctctgcatctacgaaagctatgtatgttgtcaggttcttatctagtcgtttctctattattagttttagagaaaatattgcttctctggttcctctatctttccggaatccaaactggtcttcggagagtgtagcttcgactttttgttctatgcgttttaggataattgaggttattattttagaggcgtgagtaggCTGAGCGTcccataattttcacatcttgtagcattttccttctttggaatagggatcataatgtttttctcaaagtctgtaggaattttaccctgatCGTACATGTTGagaacaagattatacaactcctgattcagttttgctcctacAGATTTCAGAAGTCAGCTggaatattgtctataccaggcgattcgttgtttttcagttttttcagagctagttcaaactcttcctttaatataggttcacctatgttgtgtgcatatacttctgtttcttcttccatgatgttttcagacagttctggtccgctgtacagttttcctatatattgtttccatcttcttgcaacttcttcatcgtcatccaacatattgccattttcatccatcacagccctaaacttgtttcttctgtctccaaaaaaatgtctcacaaatttataggccttgtcaatatttccctttatcatgttgtcctcaactgaaatgcagagatcatcaaggtatttatcgcttgcttgttttgcctctctgttgattctgtttttcagactcttgtatttctcttggtcttccctctttacagaattttttaatttccttctttcttccatcatatttagtaggtcattagcgatccattccttccttttctctgtcctttcttttcctattacttcctctgctgcttctaaaataccagtttttacttTTTCCCAGCTTCTTTTAATGTCATTGCAGCCctctgtatttgttttcttgtctgtttctagttgatagtgcttcagtgtatgttcatttttcaggtttgtcaaatcccatttacatgtacttcttgttttaatgttcttgaattttagttcagtcgtcatcataacgagtatgtggtcactttccacatcaaaGCCTGGATATGATCTACTGTCCTTAAATTGGTTTTTAAACCTTTGCTTCActaataggccggccgcggtggccgtgcggttctaggcgctccagtccggaaccgcgctgctgctacggtcgcaggttcgaatcctgcctcgggcatgggtgtgtgtgatgtccttaggttagttaggtttaagtagttctaagttctaggggactgaggccacagcagttgagtcccatagtgctcagagccatttgaaccattttgaacttcactaatatgaagtcagtttgatatctgttaatgtcaccaggcattttccaaatatatcttcttcttggataatgattaaagaaggtattcgtaatgcaaagtttatttctatGGCAGAAGTCTACAAGtttatctcctctttcatttcttggtcctaatccaaaattccctgccacaccctcttctttaccttccccaacaaaggcattcatatctcccatgatgacaaggttttcagttCCTTTAATTCtgtcaattacttcttcaaggtggtcatacatcatgtcgatttcatcatcctcgtgcctcgtagttggcatgtatacttggattatgattgtgtctcttggtttagtttccaatctgacataaattatcctctcactatgttgaacaaatccttttactcttaaccccatctctttattgaggataattcccactcctgcaatccaaGGATTGTCTTGTTCTGTTTCAGtatgtatgattctgtaatcccctgaccaaaaggaACCAGTGTTTTGCCATCTCATTTCTGAggctcccagtacatcaatatccattcgtttcatttccattttcaagttttccagttaaccacatttaagaagtgagttaacgttccatgttgctatccttcttacattaatgctgaTGGATTtcggtatctctttagttgtccccgccctgagacccgaatgggggactattttacctccggggaATTTAACCAAAGAggtttccatcataagctgttgatacttgggatacccacccgggtctttaatggagtggtttcctgttgccttctccattctatgccgttggccaccttgtggctcctccgcctttaggagcagtttcccaccctaagggcAAGAGAGTTCCCTTCgttctagccgctcatccgccctcctagaaggccgttggcacttgatagaaaGTAAGCTCCTGATCCCGGGAGATATTCGCTTCAGTGGAAGTATTGGTTGGAAATGAAAAACCCCTagtcctcgaaacctaatagcgtcagggtcggaaaagaacaagagttggccgcgggtggccaaataggaaagataaaagtgaggagcctggcgtaagtaagtggaagcaatgccggGACTCAGATCGGGACcacgtggtcgccagccacgtactcactaggtgtgagtccctggGGACTATTAGGGGATATACCTGTGTAAATGAGGTGTAATGAGTCGAATTTCTCCTCCAATATACTGGTTCTCAGTTACACATAGTATAAATTAAAGTTCCTCGCCGCTCTTTTAATTAACATGTGAAGGTTAATTTCAGGAGCTACTGTAGGTTTTTTGAAACAGTTTTCACTAATAGGCTGACTGATTCTCTGGGaaggtttgtgtacataatttattacctttgtgcCAGACAAGTCGTCAAACACTAGAAATAGGCGCTGGACAAAACTTTGGGAACTCCGCGAGAAATATATACTTGAACATAAAAGTAGATGGTTGCCAAGCCCACAAGCTGGCTATTGTAATTGACCATGTACAGCGCGTGTCCAAcctcctcaatacattgcaagtgtcaatcgtggtcagaatagtgttctatgtagttgtgagtgcattacgtcgcagcaaagtgaattcgaacgtggccaAATAAATTTGTGCTCGTATGGTGGTGCTGCCGCAGCCAGGGGGTCGGAGTGTTTATtgattcaagaggcaccatatcgaagatctaTACCGCATTGGTCACTGCacaggattgtgacaaaaaaataaGAAGACAACAGCTGCATAGTCACTGCCGAACTGAATGTCGCGTTCGCGAACACTGTCAGaaccaaaacaatacgaagggagctccataagaagATAATCTCAGAGCGAGCTGGAGCAATCATCAGcgatgcaaatgtccgtaacaggaacATGGTGCCGTAGCCATAAAGCCTGGAATAGAGAGAAATCGAGAAATGTCATTTGGTCGAATGGGTCTCATTACACgctgtttccaaattctggccaagtttacgtccaAAGTGTGAAACATGGCGGTGCTTaggtgatgatttaggcagccatatcgtTGGATTCCATGGACCCCGTTGTTACTAAGCTCGCATTACTTCCAAGGATTATGTGGTCATTTCGATTAATCAGGTCCATGCCATGATACATTGGttgttccccagttgtgatgatgatggtgtttggcttgtggggtgctcaactgcgcggccatcagtgcccatacaaagtcccaattttttcacagtccaattttttttcacagtccaatctagccacagtcatgaatgatgaggatgatgaagaaatgatgaggacaacacaaacacccagtccctgcgcagAGAAAATTCcgatcccggccgggaatcgaactccggTCCCAGTGatgcagaggtagcaacgctagccactaaactTCTAGTTGCGGACTTCCCCAGTGgtcatgctgtgttccaagaagacagggcccctcttcacacagctcgcatcgtccacgacTGGTTTCGCGAGCACGAGGAGGAATTGCCGCATCTTCTATGGCCATCATAGACATAAGATCTCAATGTGATTGTGTCTTTGTAGTGAGCTTAGGAGAGAAGGCTGCATGATTGAtatccacctccgtcatcgttacctgcacctgtcactattttgcaagaagaatggtttAACGTTTCCTTGAAACCCTTGCAGtagttgtatttatccattccgagacgactggaagccgtTTCATTGCCAACgattttcctgcaccgtattaggtACTCTTTTTTGGTGCTctttgttgtttccatatttttgtccaaccgctgTACATCGTGCTATCCACGCGGAACCGCTGGAGGTCGCTTGTGAGTAAGAAATTCAGACttttaaaataaagagaaaaagtAAGTTAAAATCAAAGCAAGAATTACAATTATCTAAGCACGTCCGACGTTACCTGACTGACGGCATTCCAGGACAACGGATTGGAAGAGGAAGAGCAGAAGATGAtcttcatcgccggtggcctcccaggtctccagacctcacacgttGTGACTTATATCAGTGGGAACACCGCTTTTTTATTCCCCCTATGCCTGAGACTCTTGAACGTCTGCGACATCGTATTACTgaagctgcttcgtgtgtggcaggaaatgagccaccgttttatGGTTGTCGTGTTACACATagtaatgcataaaaatttgaacttttctctttccaggcaTGCTGGATCTCGTGTTTCTAACTTTTgttgtttggaagcaataaatgtctgAAATGTGTTACTtcgttttgaatagccctgtatgttCGTACCTGCTCCCCGTTCTTAACATTAAGATCTGTTGTTCTTAGGGCTATGGCTGACAGACAACATCTGTGATGCTAACACTGTAGAGAAATATAAATGGCTTTACTATACCTGTTAACACTTTCCGTGGTTCGCAGCCATAATCAAGGTTTAAATAATTACTTGTAAGGTATAAGGGAAGATACTTCTGTTCTGTTTGAATCCGCTGACGTACCTGCGTATACACTGGTGCGTAAAACTTAAGGACCAAAGCACGAGGAAAGTTGGACGTaaacagaaagaactgctgcagcacAATACAGAACGTAACTGctcagcacttactatgtacctacatgtttagtttgacgttgatactacatcagaatattttatgatctgaagatggcagtaaccgaaaccggtcacagtgaaatggaagaaaaaaaaaaaatgtgcccaAGTCAGACCTGTAacataaagtgccaaaaatatgatcacggacttattttcagactttatgtcttcaattgataaatttGAGAATTAGTAAGTCCATGCACCGTAATACTTCCCTACACCATACAACTGGAGCACAAAAACGATCATTTCCGATACTGGTGGACGTACCcttatatggcgagaggtgggaatacataatgcaaaatggctctgagcactatgggacttaacatctattgtcatcagtcccctagaactacttaaacttaactaacctaagaacgtcacacaacacccagtcatcacgaggcggagaaaaacccctgaccccgccgggaatcgaacacgggaacccgggcgtgggaagcgagaacgctgccgcacgaccacgagctacatACTGCACGCATGAATGTTGTCTAAAGGGTGAAAGAGAATTATGTGTGTAGAAGTATAAACACACTATTGAAAATATGTTTTCTATGACATCTAAGAGTGTAACAGCGGCATGTACGAGTTTCGTGACGCTAGGAGTATGATAATCGGTAATTAAATGCAATACTGATATTTAGAACCGGGAATGATGAAGCTACTTTAAATGCTACCATTATTTCTTTGGAAATTCCACAAGCGATTTTCTTTGCCACCCTTCCCCAGTCCGAACTTGTGCTGACGGTAACTATGTCATCTAGGAGACGTTAATCCTTACTACTCACTCCTATCGCATCAGGTGTCTACACAGACTCACTTTACTTCCTAGTGATATGAAAAGTGTTTTCAACGGTGAAGAAATCTTTTACATTCAATATTCTGCAAGATGACGAAAAATCAATGTATGCTGCTTAATGTATACATACCCTGAAAGCACCATGTGCagccacgactcaaactgtgcgcgataggctaCATGATGCTCAACTTCCCTGCCGACGtatatggtgaggtccatctttgcaaccacgacaccatgcagcgcggtacagatgggcccaacaacatgccgaatggaccgctcaggattgatatCAAGTtcccttcaccgataagtgtcgcatatgccttcaaccagacaattgtcggagacgtgtttggaggcaacgcagtcaggctgaacggcttagacacgctgtccaacgagtgtagcaaggtgaaggttccctgcaattttgaggtggcattatgtggggccgacgtacgccgctggtggtcatggaaggcgccgtaacggctatacgatacgtgaatgccatcctccgaccgataatacaaccatatcgacagcatattggcgaggcattcgtcttcatggacgccaaTTAGCGCCCCCatattgcacatcttgtgaatgacttccttcaggataacggaccgagcgatgtggcgcagttgctagcacactggactcgcattcgggaggacgacggttcaattccgcgtccggccattctgatttaggttttccgtgatttccctaaatcgctccaggtaaataccgggatggttcctttgaaaaggtaaggcctacttccttctccgtccttccctgatccgattagaccgatgacttcgctgtctggtctcctttcccaagcaacccaacccaacccaggataacgacatgaaccctatcgaacatgtctcggatagattgaaaatggctgtttatggacgacgtgacccacaaaccactctgaggaatctacgccgaatcgccgttgaggagtgggacaatctggaccaacagtgtcttgatgaacttgtggatagtatg
It includes:
- the LOC126251783 gene encoding peritrophin-1-like isoform X2 → MKVLASLLAVCVLVAVVSAAPNCPQYDGSTPVFFPDENDSSSFYECSNGRSVHMACPTGTVWNSNINTCDWPQSRK
- the LOC126251783 gene encoding peritrophin-1-like isoform X1, producing the protein MKVLASLLAVCVLVAVVSAAPNCPQYDGSTPVFFPDENDSSSFYECSNGRSVHMACPTGTVWNSNINTCDWPQSRK